The DNA window GTAGTCATAAatcactattttaaattacttttctacTTTAACATTCTTCATGACTAATTCATAATGATGCCTTTTTTCATTACAGGGTGCGTCTAAAAACGGAAAAACCCCAGATGGAACACCATATCTTGAAGCTGctgaaaaagaagaaataaaagaacttcTCACATAGAATGTATATGTAATCAGAACTGTAATAAGCAATCGCTCACGTTTTTGATTTGATGCTAAGGAAAAATCACTAAgatcaaacaataaattaatctattataaaatatttttacatgcatttatttacattgtaatgaattatttttatacgctcaacatattgaaatataaaatatgtatttgattaTGCGTCCATTTTGTAGTTTGTGTATCTATAAAGGCCTGACCCCTCTTAAAGGGTTAATTATAGCCACTTGAAATGTGATGGTTAGCTCATCCTTCCAGTGCTTGCATGAGATTTTAAGAAGCCCCATAATCAAaatttagcaaataaattatttaatattaaggtGTAATTCCAACAATAAGATGTTAATTTTAtcgctaaaataataaactgataATGAACAAtcacaacttttattttttataccaaaaatatataactgcataaggaaaaaaacacaatccactaacaaaaccttttttcgaTTGTAAAAACTTACTATACTACTTTTATACAAAGATTCTCTGTATCCTAAAATTacatgaacaaaaacaaataggCTTTTAGCTTCCACATGTTCAGTGCCATTTACTCAATTAATCAACTTGACCTCCAACGTTTAAGAAGACTAATTAATATCTTTGGAGCAGAGCACAGAACAACATATTTTGTATATCTATTTACTGATTTTCATGCTTATTTGAGGAtacaaagatttataaataaatgttgttacaCTTAAAGAATAGCAGCTACGAATGTTTCGACGACATATTCATAATTAGATTTATTCATCAGAAGCAAGAGTTTGATAAACTGCACTCTAATGCTACTAATTAAAAttgctgatgaatgaatgaaaattggcacTATTTGTATATTAGATAGGTTAGgtgcgtattttttatttacccttctaaaataaatagaaatattattcaGTGAAGCGAACTTACGAGTAACGTCACATCTGTGTGCAAATAAAGGCGTAGTGTAATAGTAATAATTGCCGAACATTTGGAATCATTATTCTggcgaaataatattttttttatgatgtgaaGCCAGTAGTTTATCCCTATTGGTACAGGcttgtaaaacaaattatctCTCGTAAAGAAAATCATCAATagatatattattgaaatagttcACAATTAACATCAAATATTAACAACCAATATTTAAcatcatcaaataaataaaacaaaatacttatctTAGGAGTATCACAATTTTAAGGTTAAACAAAAATTCTTTGGAGAATGGCAAATTAATGCTAATACTACAAAAGGCCTAGACATAGCTACATCATCATAGAAAACAACAAATGAAGGAAAATTGTTTAGTTTCTGACAAGTGACTGGAGATTGTTAATCTAAATGTAGGAGGGATTCAACAGTGCATGAAATTAGCATTCAggaaaatgtaacttgtctacaggTCTTGGCAagaatattataactataaatcCCCGCTTCCTGGATACTtcttatatttgttatttttctgtgGTGGACAGTAGCAGGCATTCTTCTGCGCATCCAAGTATGATTTGCAGCCTAGTGTTAATGTACCAGTGAACAGTAGTTTAGCAGCTGTTTTGCAACCTGAAATGGTAAAAGTTAAGTATTAAACACACTGATTTTGGTTTTAGCTACttgaaaatcttaatttttttttcatatttataacaatatctcaCACAAAGATTGCATCACATGTTAAACCAttacttatttctattttagcCAATAAAGCATACaaaattcacaaaattttaGTGTACAATATTACCTAATTTTAAGATATACCATATTTTTTCTGATAAACATTGTATATTATATGCATCTGCCATTGATCACATGCAAGTTTATCTCAGCCATTTACTGTGACATTAACTTGAGACAATTTTCTATAAgctttaaatgtaataaatattttacatacctTTAGTAATAGTATCCCCTGCTACATTAACAGATTTATATGAATCACAGTAGTTGTACAGACATCTCTTGAAGTCCAGTTCACAGGTTTCTTTCCCACTGTTGCATGTATCATAGCATATATCATGGGTATCACAGCATTTTGTCATTTCTTCAAGAGGTAAGTATTCTGATGCTATTTCAAAACCAAGAGAACCACAACCATCAGATGTTGGGACATGATTTCTATTACGCACTGGTTTGCCTcctgaaatataaaagaaaatatcaacatATTTACGTTTTGGGGGATTGTTTTGCAGTGTGCAGTTTTtacaataactataaatatattgtatgtcgaactgaaaaaaaaggaatatattgcatttaaaaaatctacGAATAGAACTCCTATTGCTGAATTTAAATCTCAAAGTATCTCTTACCTTCTGGACAATTGAAAATGCACTCTTCTTCAACGGCCGCATCAAAAACTTCGTGTAAAGATCTAAACTTCTCAGCCACAGTTATgacgtttttaaaacatatcacCAAAAACAGACTCGGCTGATAATACGGCATCTTTCAAATTTCGTAACATACTAGAACCCATACCAGTATAGGCATAGGCCACGAACGTTAGAACGTAAATCATTATCTTCCTGTAAGGAATCTCCATGTTTTGACTGTTATGTTATCTTGAGCAACATAAACTGTTTAATACCATATTCTtctaattaatactttttaattcatCCAGTGCCTTACGTACacgtaatttttaaaacttgttgAATGTTGAGTTAAGAGTTTGACTTGGATTTCAGCCAAAACATTTCGTCTGTCAAACGTCAAAATTTCAGTTACCCTAATGAGAATGAGTTCTAGTATTATAACACTTCAAAAAAATAGTAACTTGTGTCAGATTTAAAAATCGACTACTTGTCTCCCAACAATGGCAACATTTATTTGAGGTCCGTCCGGTAgccatattgttttaaaaagttatccTTTTCCGTTTTGTTGTCGTGAAAATGACGGGCTTTAGCAATAAGGTgagaggaaaaaatataaaaatcagctaAATATACTTTAGTGGAcgtaaaaatttatattaaatcattatgtGCTACGTAACCAGTAATTTCTCTCAAAACCATTGTGTGAAAACTTATTAAACCTGAAGATCTCCATGCATCACACGTGCTACCTTGTGTTTTGTACTCAGTTACGAATAGAACAAGTATTAGAAATGATTCTAGCTGTTCCCATTATCTCTCGTAATATTACCAGAAAATTCTGATTGTTAAAACTACGTCCAGAGGAATTCAGAAATGCGAAAAGCGTTAACTATTTTGAGGTTATGCGGTATGTCAGCGACGGTGTTTGACCAGTGTGATATTTCGTATTCCAGGCCATAGTGATCGATGGCCGTGGCCATCTGCTCGGCCGCCTGGCCGCAGTCATTGCTAAGGTCCTGTTGGAAGGTAACAAAGTCGTGGTCGTGCGATGTGAGCAGATCAACATGTCTGGTAACTTCTTCAGGTAAGACCATAGCTAGGTTAACCTAAGTGTCTATTTTCCAAAACCATTTATCGCCCAGCTTGGGCTATCATTGATAGAGGGATGAAAAAattcaacttttaattaaataaagttaacaGATGATAAACACcacatgataataatatagtgtTTACACCACATGCCGGAATAGATTCAACTGCTCTATTTGCCATATTGCAAAACTGCTTATAATAGTTTGAAATGATGTTATTTTTGGGTAATTTGcgactgaatattttaaatagatgttGTTACTTTCTATTGACTGATccattatttcaattattttgtaatgtgatCCCAACAGTGCTGGAtacttaacaaattaataaatttcaggAACAAGTTGAAGTTCATGTCATTCCTTCGCAAGAGGTGCAATGTAAACCCCGCTCGTGGACCCTTCCACTTCAGAGCACCTTCCAAGATCCTGTGGAAGACTGTCAGAGGTATGGTATCTGTGATTTCTATTATTGAAACCGTGATTCACATCAAATATTGTCTAGTATGTATAGTATGGTTGCCTGCTCATTTTTTTGTGCATACTAGCTCGAAATTATGTTTTCTATGTTTCGCTTATGATTATTTACTCTTTTACCTACATTATTTGATGTCTGTGATAGAAACTATATTATGAAGCTCAATAATCATTCAATTCCCTGCCATGCCCTATTTCATGATACTAATGACAATATCATTCCCAGGCATGATCCCACACAAGACTGAGCGTGGAAAGAGCGCGCTGAGGAGGCTTCGCGCGTACGACGGGTGCCCACCTCCCTACGACAACCGCCGCCGCGTTGTCGTACCCGCTGCGCTCCGCGTCTTCTGCCTGAAGCCCGGCCGCAAGGTATGTATAACTAAACATATTCCTTATGTATATTAGATTGTTCATACTGTTGATAGCAGCCACAGGCGACATATTGCCATGGCACTACTAATTCTTATGAAATGCCTTCTGAACCTAGCAACATGTCATTTTATAGGTATTGcttcataaaaacaacaaaaagcaTTAGCAAAGAAGTGcaacaattttttaatatctttgtttaaattatctttCAATGATGTTTCATTTGGGTAATTTGCGACTGAATAACCATgttgcataatttattatattctgaGACTTTAATATTATCTGGCTATAGAAATGAAATTTCAGAAtcgaaattgaatttatttatcttttccaGTACTGTCACGTTGGTCGCCTGTCCCACGAGGTCGGCTGGAAGTACCGTGAAGTCGTCCGCAAACTTGAGGACAAGAGAAAGATCAAATCTGTAAAGAAGATGGCCTTCGAGAAGAAGCTTAAGGTTTGTAATAGCACATCTACTTCTATATGTTCATTGCAATTTAATGATCCATTATTGTTATGATGATTACAttcttacctacattatttgaGTACAAATGAAAAAACCTCTGCACTGATCAATATTCTTTTACCCTGAATCAATACTATAATTTAGGAATTGTTTCTAATAGAGCCAATATCTTTACAGCGTATCACCAAGGAATCCGGCGAGAAGGTTGCAAAGACGACAGCACCATTCACCGCAGTCATCCAATCCTATGGATACAACTAggattaagattaaataaaaaaacctttggtTGCCCAATCtctgaatttcattttaattataaccctaagtacctacctacctatatgtATAAAGACATTCGTAAATTACTGTTACCTATTGCTTATTATCCACACTTTATTGTAGTAGGGAGGTTTGACTGCTGATGTAAGCAGTACCTCAGTTAGATTATTAACATCTCAACTAAACATTCTATACCTAAATGGTAGTCTAATTCCTTATTCCAGTAATCAGTGGATCACCCCTTTTCATTTGAAGCTTATGCCGAAGTTGTCCATGGCTTCTGTAACAATTCATTTTAGATTATTGATTGAGGTCATGCAATCCATTACTCAGGGCTCCTAATACGTATTAAAAATGGATGGTAGCATTAAGTACAAGCTTATATCAGGAAGTGTTTTGTTAAGCTATGAAACACTAGACTGGGTTGATGTATAGGGTTTTTCAATAAAGACGAGTAGATTTTCTAGGCCCCTAGCGGCCATT is part of the Trichoplusia ni isolate ovarian cell line Hi5 unplaced genomic scaffold, tn1 tig00003138, whole genome shotgun sequence genome and encodes:
- the LOC113507776 gene encoding LOW QUALITY PROTEIN: group XIIA secretory phospholipase A2-like (The sequence of the model RefSeq protein was modified relative to this genomic sequence to represent the inferred CDS: deleted 1 base in 1 codon) is translated as MEIPYRKIMIYVLTFVAYAYTGMGSSMLRNLKDAVLSAESVFGDMFKNVITVAEKFRSLHEVFDAAVEEECIFNCPEGGKPVRNRNHVPTSDGCGSLGFEIASEYLPLEEMTKCCDTHDICYDTCNSGKETCELDFKRCLYNYCDSYKSVNVAGDTITKGCKTAAKLLFTGTLTLGCKSYLDAQKNACYCPPQKNNKYKKYPGSGDL
- the LOC113507777 gene encoding 60S ribosomal protein L13a; its protein translation is MTGFSNKAIVIDGRGHLLGRLAAVIAKVLLEGNKVVVVRCEQINMSGNFFRNKLKFMSFLRKRCNVNPARGPFHFRAPSKILWKTVRGMIPHKTERGKSALRRLRAYDGCPPPYDNRRRVVVPAALRVFCLKPGRKYCHVGRLSHEVGWKYREVVRKLEDKRKIKSVKKMAFEKKLKRITKESGEKVAKTTAPFTAVIQSYGYN